A genome region from Arachis duranensis cultivar V14167 chromosome 6, aradu.V14167.gnm2.J7QH, whole genome shotgun sequence includes the following:
- the LOC107492800 gene encoding transcription factor bHLH7-like isoform X2 codes for MESKMSFTSGGTSCHVTGSAAEDDSNMQDAVATEEGSGSQWSFLPKPSHHNYVQYLTESSNYLPKTEDMIGSNYAALGFGNDANGTNMNFFCNDPGKAYAFKTEVHSSNEVDIGKQVGYWRPAESEVQQEAMQFESTQHHHPLYPESPASWTPEATGDNPNVSRLDPSVMAGTPSFLPKPARQKASDRVSQQRRQRIADNLKALHDLLPNQAEGSQAYILDDIIDHVKYLQLQLKELSGSRLQAESTAIPLVFHEGYGHYIDQQKLNEPLEEMMGKLLEENPASASQLLENNGLVLLPMELVQDLHQSMQIFGNSNALV; via the exons ATGGAATCGAAAATGTCCTTTACTTCTGGAGGAACCAGTTGCCATGTTACTGGTTCAGCTGCTGAGGATGATTCAAACATGCAAGATGCTGTTGCAACTGAAGAAGGGAGTGGGAGCCAGTGGAGTTTCCTCCCAAAACCATCTCATCATAACTATGTTCAGTATCTGACTGAATCCTCAAACTATCTGCCTAAGACTGAGGATATGATTGGGAGCAATTATGCAGCTCTTGGATTTGGAAACGATGCCAATGGAACAAACATGAACTTCTTTTGTAATGATCCTGGAAAAGCTTATGCCTTTAAAACTGAAGTTCATTCTTCCAATGAAGTTGACATTGGCAAG CAAGTGGGGTATTGGAGACCTGCTGAGAGTGAAGTCCAGCAGGAAGCAATGCAATTTGAAAGTACTCAACATCATCACCCTCTCTATCCTGAG AGTCCTGCTTCATGGACACCAGAAGCAACTGGAGATAATCCTAATGTTTCACGGCTTGATCCATCAGTAATGGCTGGCACACCTAGTTTCCTTCCTAAACCAGCAAGACAGAAAGCCAGTGACCGAGTAAGTCAA CAACGCAGGCAACGAATTGCTGATAATCTGAAAGCGCTACACGACTTGCTTCCAAATCAAGCAGAG GGTAGTCAAGCTTATATACTGGACGACATTATCGACCATGTTAAATATTTGCAGCTTCAATTAAAG GAACTAAGTGGAAGTAGACTACAAGCTGAATCAACTGCTATACCACTGGTTTTCCATGAG GGTTATGGGCATTATATTGACCAGCAGAAGCTGAATGAACCACTTGAAGAGATGATGGGGAAACTTCTTGAAGAGAATCCTGCATCTGCCAGTCAGCTGCTGGAGAACAATGGTCTTGTCCTGCTGCCTATGGAGTTGGTTCAAGACTTGCACCAATCCATGCAAATCTTCGGCAACAGCAATGCACTTGTCTGA
- the LOC107492736 gene encoding adenylate isopentenyltransferase 5, chloroplastic-like, whose protein sequence is MTISMVLCNPSTQPIINVPCNGPKLINAKQKEKVVLVMGATGTGKSRLSIDLGTCFPSEIINSDKIQAYEGLEIATNKVTKEEQRGVPHHLLGIHNPYSEFTANDFCDMASLAMESIIGREQLPIIVGGSNSYVEALVERFGSRYDWFFLWLDVSMPILHSYVSKRVDEMVEKGMVNELRPFFSPNGDYSKGIRKAIGVPEFDMFFRSEGTTWDERTKQRLFDEAIRGVKKNTCTLACKQFERIERLRNVKRWNMQRLCATRVFEMHGNGDDEADEAWRKIVAEPSARLVAQFLYNEAINNNNNNNNYSGISSRARFF, encoded by the coding sequence ATGACCATATCAATGGTGTTGTGCAATCCATCAACACAACCAATCATAAATGTTCCTTGCAATGGTCCAAAACTGATCAACGCTAAGCAGAAAGAGAAGGTGGTTTTGGTCATGGGAGCAACTGGGACCGGAAAATCACGGCTCTCCATCGACCTTGGAACATGTTTTCCATCGGAAATCATCAACTCCGACAAAATTCAAGCCTATGAAGGGCTAGAAATTGCCACAAACAAGGTCACAAAGGAAGAACAACGAGGCGTGCCACATCATTTGTTAGGGATACACAATCCCTACTCTGAGTTCACGGCCAATGATTTCTGCGACATGGCCTCGTTGGCCATGGAATCAATCATTGGCCGCGAACAACTCCCGATCATAGTCGGGGGGTCGAATTCCTATGTGGAAGCATTAGTAGAAAGATTTGGATCAAGGTATGATTGGTTTTTTCTTTGGTTGGATGTATCAATGCCAATTCTTCATTCCTATGTATCGAAAAGAGTGGATGAGATGGTTGAGAAGGGAATGGTGAATGAATTAAGACCCTTTTTCAGTCCCAACGGGGATTACTCAAAAGGGATAAGAAAAGCAATTGGGGTGCCGGAATTCGACATGTTCTTTCGAAGTGAAGGGACAACATGGGATGAGAGAACGAAGCAGAGGTTGTTTGATGAGGCGATCAGGGGAGTGAAGAAGAACACGTGCACATTGGCGTGCAAGCAGTTTGAGAGGATTGAGAGGCTTAGGAATGTGAAGAGATGGAACATGCAGCGTTTGTGTGCCACAAGAGTGTTTGAAATGCATGGAAATGGTGATGATGAAGCAGATGAAGCGTGGAGGAAGATTGTGGCAGAGCCAAGTGCGAGATTAGTGGCACAGTTTCTATACAATGaagcaattaataataataataataacaataattattctGGGATTAGTTCGCGTGCCAGGTTCTTCTAA
- the LOC107492800 gene encoding transcription factor bHLH7-like isoform X1: MESKMSFTSGGTSCHVTGSAAEDDSNMQDAVATEEGSGSQWSFLPKPSHHNYVQYLTESSNYLPKTEDMIGSNYAALGFGNDANGTNMNFFCNDPGKAYAFKTEVHSSNEVDIGKQVGYWRPAESEVQQEAMQFESTQHHHPLYPESPASWTPEATGDNPNVSRLDPSVMAGTPSFLPKPARQKASDRVSQQRRQRIADNLKALHDLLPNQAEGSQAYILDDIIDHVKYLQLQLKELSGSRLQAESTAIPLVFHEQGYGHYIDQQKLNEPLEEMMGKLLEENPASASQLLENNGLVLLPMELVQDLHQSMQIFGNSNALV; the protein is encoded by the exons ATGGAATCGAAAATGTCCTTTACTTCTGGAGGAACCAGTTGCCATGTTACTGGTTCAGCTGCTGAGGATGATTCAAACATGCAAGATGCTGTTGCAACTGAAGAAGGGAGTGGGAGCCAGTGGAGTTTCCTCCCAAAACCATCTCATCATAACTATGTTCAGTATCTGACTGAATCCTCAAACTATCTGCCTAAGACTGAGGATATGATTGGGAGCAATTATGCAGCTCTTGGATTTGGAAACGATGCCAATGGAACAAACATGAACTTCTTTTGTAATGATCCTGGAAAAGCTTATGCCTTTAAAACTGAAGTTCATTCTTCCAATGAAGTTGACATTGGCAAG CAAGTGGGGTATTGGAGACCTGCTGAGAGTGAAGTCCAGCAGGAAGCAATGCAATTTGAAAGTACTCAACATCATCACCCTCTCTATCCTGAG AGTCCTGCTTCATGGACACCAGAAGCAACTGGAGATAATCCTAATGTTTCACGGCTTGATCCATCAGTAATGGCTGGCACACCTAGTTTCCTTCCTAAACCAGCAAGACAGAAAGCCAGTGACCGAGTAAGTCAA CAACGCAGGCAACGAATTGCTGATAATCTGAAAGCGCTACACGACTTGCTTCCAAATCAAGCAGAG GGTAGTCAAGCTTATATACTGGACGACATTATCGACCATGTTAAATATTTGCAGCTTCAATTAAAG GAACTAAGTGGAAGTAGACTACAAGCTGAATCAACTGCTATACCACTGGTTTTCCATGAG CAGGGTTATGGGCATTATATTGACCAGCAGAAGCTGAATGAACCACTTGAAGAGATGATGGGGAAACTTCTTGAAGAGAATCCTGCATCTGCCAGTCAGCTGCTGGAGAACAATGGTCTTGTCCTGCTGCCTATGGAGTTGGTTCAAGACTTGCACCAATCCATGCAAATCTTCGGCAACAGCAATGCACTTGTCTGA
- the LOC107492800 gene encoding transcription factor bHLH7-like isoform X3, with product MESKMSFTSGGTSCHVTGSAAEDDSNMQDAVATEEGSGSQWSFLPKPSHHNYVQYLTESSNYLPKTEDMIGSNYAALGFGNDANGTNMNFFCNDPGKAYAFKTEVHSSNEVDIGKQVGYWRPAESEVQQEAMQFESTQHHHPLYPESPASWTPEATGDNPNVSRLDPSVMAGTPSFLPKPARQKASDRQRRQRIADNLKALHDLLPNQAEGSQAYILDDIIDHVKYLQLQLKELSGSRLQAESTAIPLVFHEQGYGHYIDQQKLNEPLEEMMGKLLEENPASASQLLENNGLVLLPMELVQDLHQSMQIFGNSNALV from the exons ATGGAATCGAAAATGTCCTTTACTTCTGGAGGAACCAGTTGCCATGTTACTGGTTCAGCTGCTGAGGATGATTCAAACATGCAAGATGCTGTTGCAACTGAAGAAGGGAGTGGGAGCCAGTGGAGTTTCCTCCCAAAACCATCTCATCATAACTATGTTCAGTATCTGACTGAATCCTCAAACTATCTGCCTAAGACTGAGGATATGATTGGGAGCAATTATGCAGCTCTTGGATTTGGAAACGATGCCAATGGAACAAACATGAACTTCTTTTGTAATGATCCTGGAAAAGCTTATGCCTTTAAAACTGAAGTTCATTCTTCCAATGAAGTTGACATTGGCAAG CAAGTGGGGTATTGGAGACCTGCTGAGAGTGAAGTCCAGCAGGAAGCAATGCAATTTGAAAGTACTCAACATCATCACCCTCTCTATCCTGAG AGTCCTGCTTCATGGACACCAGAAGCAACTGGAGATAATCCTAATGTTTCACGGCTTGATCCATCAGTAATGGCTGGCACACCTAGTTTCCTTCCTAAACCAGCAAGACAGAAAGCCAGTGACCGA CAACGCAGGCAACGAATTGCTGATAATCTGAAAGCGCTACACGACTTGCTTCCAAATCAAGCAGAG GGTAGTCAAGCTTATATACTGGACGACATTATCGACCATGTTAAATATTTGCAGCTTCAATTAAAG GAACTAAGTGGAAGTAGACTACAAGCTGAATCAACTGCTATACCACTGGTTTTCCATGAG CAGGGTTATGGGCATTATATTGACCAGCAGAAGCTGAATGAACCACTTGAAGAGATGATGGGGAAACTTCTTGAAGAGAATCCTGCATCTGCCAGTCAGCTGCTGGAGAACAATGGTCTTGTCCTGCTGCCTATGGAGTTGGTTCAAGACTTGCACCAATCCATGCAAATCTTCGGCAACAGCAATGCACTTGTCTGA